From a single Pelmatolapia mariae isolate MD_Pm_ZW linkage group LG20, Pm_UMD_F_2, whole genome shotgun sequence genomic region:
- the plagl2 gene encoding zinc finger protein PLAGL2 translates to MAAAAADASHRITALTPEEEGRRTAAKLFGSAAPLPLTERERERDREKERKREEGGEEVGRASGNECLVCGALFTSPEKLRLHALSHTGEKPFHCSHPHCPKAFSSKYKLFRHMATHSPQKTHQCSFCEKMFHRKDHLKNHLQTHDPNKEAFKCEECGKHYNTKLGYKRHVAMHSATAGDLTCKVCMQSYESTPVLLEHLKSHSGKSSAGTKEKKHPCDHCDRRFYTRKDVRRHMVVHTGRKDFLCQYCAQRFGRKDHLTRHVKKSHSQELLKIKTEPPDMLGLLATGSPPCSVKEELSPMMCGMGPNKDPMMGKPFPSGAPFPMGMYNPHHLQGMSNSGVGHPHPSLMPSSLSAAMGMGCHMESPASLHPHSHHHHHHHHHHHHHHSPPLPPHHQPPAPQQQHQPQPAPKYQLGSTSYLLDKPLKVEMESFLMDLQSGLPGPVPSAEPHAAASPPKDGLEPATGLADELCGDPLLSKSPAVIAESLCAANMDFSHLLGFLPINLPPYSAPMSTGGLVMGYTSSATSSTSSSSSSSSLHTAEPHAAAVAAAAAAAVATAPLTSLQPQPQEQQSSSGSLGLGSLHPLPPVFSSSLSTTTLPRFHQAFQ, encoded by the exons ATGGCAGCTGCTGCCGCCGATGCCTCACACCGTATTACCGCACTGACGCCGGAGGAAGAGGGACGACGGACTGCTGCCAAGCTGTTTGGGAGCGCCGCCCCACTGCCcctgacagaaagagagagagagcgagacagggagaaagagagaaagagggaggaaggaggagaagaggTGGGGAGAGCAAGTGGGAACGAGTGTTTGGTGTGTGGGGCTCTGTTCACCTCACCAGAGAAGCTCCGGCTCCACGCCTTGAgtcacacaggagagaaaccctTCCACTGCTCACATCCACACTGTCCCAAGGCCTTCAGCTCCAAATACAAACTCTTCAG GCATATGGCCACACACTCTCCGCAGAAGACCCACCAGTGCTCATTCTGTGAGAAAATGTTCCACCGCAAAGACCACCTGAAGAACCACCTGCAGACCCATGACCCCAACAAAGAGGCCTTCAAGTGTGAGGAATGTGGGAAGCACTACAACACCAAGCTGGGATACAAGCGCCATGTGGCCATGCACTCCGCCACGGCGGGGGATCTCACCTGTAAAGTGTGCATGCAGAGTTACGAGAGCACACCTGTTCTCCTGGAGCACCTTAAGAGCCACTCTGGGAAGTCCTCAGCCGGTACTAAGGAGAAAAAACACCCATGTGACCACTGTGACCGGCGTTTCTACACACGGAAGGATGTGAGAAGACATATGGTGGTCCACACAGGCCGAAAGGACTTCCTATGCCAGTACTGTGCCCAGCGTTTTGGCAGGAAGGACCATCTGACGCGCCATGTGAAGAAGAGCCACTCGCAGGAGCTGCTGAAGATTAAGACAGAGCCTCCCGATATGCTAGGTCTCTTAGCTACGGGCTCTCCGCCCTGCTCAGTGAAGGAGGAGCTCAGCCCCATGATGTGTGGCATGGGGCCCAACAAAGACCCCATGATGGGTAAACCGTTCCCTAGTGGGGCACCTTTTCCAATGGGCATGTACAACCCCCACCATCTCCAGGGCATGTCAAATTCTGGGGTGGGTCACCCACACCCATCTCTGATGCCAAGCTCCTTGTCTGCCGCTATGGGCATGGGTTGTCATATGGAATCTCCTGCATCTCTTCACCCACACtcccatcatcatcaccatcaccaccaccatcaccatcaccaccatTCCCCTCCACTGCCCCCCCACCATCAACCTCCGGCTccccagcagcagcaccagccCCAGCCAGCGCCCAAGTACCAGCTGGGATCTACCTCATACCTGCTGGACAAGCCCTTGAAAGTGGAGATGGAGAGCTTCCTCATGGATCTGCAGAGTGGCTTGCCAGGCCCAGTTCCCTCTGCAGAGCCCCACGCTGCTGCTTCACCCCCCAAGGATGGACTGGAGCCCGCCACGGGCCTGGCGGATGAGCTCTGCGGGGATCCCCTTCTGTCTAAGAGCCCTGCAGTGATCGCTGAGTCTCTGTGTGCTGCTAACATGGACTTCTCCCACCTGCTGGGTTTCCTGCCCATCAACCTGCCTCCCTACAGTGCCCCCATGAGCACTGGAGGGCTAGTCATGGGTTACACCTCATCTGCGACCTCCTCaacttcctcttcttcctcttcatcgTCTCTGCACACTGCTGAGCCCCATGCTGCAGCAGTTGCAGCGGCAGCAGCCGCTGCTGTCGCCACAGCACCTCTTACCTCTTTGCAACCGCAACCTCAGGAGCAGCAGAGCTCCAGCGGGAGTCTGGGTCTTGGATCTCTGCACCCCCTCCCACcagtgttcagctccagccttagCACCACCACATTGCCTCGCTTCCACCAGGCCTTCCAGTGA